The following DNA comes from Triticum aestivum cultivar Chinese Spring chromosome 3D, IWGSC CS RefSeq v2.1, whole genome shotgun sequence.
TATTCATTATTGTGTTAAGAGAAACTTCTTTACTACTTGTTTGCTCAGTCCTGGGCTTTCATCAAATTTAAACAACCTCAAATATCACTTTTACTCCTGTCACATAATTCAACTTATCATTTCTTTCGGCGCTATGTGTCTGTTATATGAGTGTTATATTGCTGCTGTGTTGCCTATTATATCATAGTTTTCGTACACTTATCCACAGGACTTGAATAGATACTTTTTTGTGTGTGCGCTATCTTGCAGAAACGACAGTGAAACAGATTGAAGATGCATTTAAAGAGTTTACTGCAAGGGAGGATATTGCTATTGTGCTCATCAGCCAATATGTAAGTAAACCATTGCTATAAATGCATATCTTTCTTTTCTCTTAAGAATCAGCAAATTGTTTTGTCAGAATCTTGCAAGTATATCACGTAAAGAAAGAGGGTGGTCATGAGTGTTTGGGGTTAAGTAGTCCTGATTAGTTTCTTTAGACTCAGCTCCTTCTGCTGTAAACAAAATAGACGAGGCCGTTGAAACTCAAAATAGGCGGAGGGGCGCTCTTTTGATAGAAGACACGGGCGTTCCTCTCGTTCCAAACTGTCCAATACACAAGCATTGTGAGAGACGCCACAGCCTTCCTATTAGGGATGTTTATGGCTTTATGCCGGAGAGGTTGATCCGCCACTCCTCCTTGGCGGAGCGCTCCAAGTGCCACAAGGATTGGTCCCAAGATGAAGCCACTCCTTGACTAAGTTCCAAAGCCGAAGCATGAAGCGGTACTTGAAGAAGAGATGCACCCCGGATTCATGCTCCCTTTTGCAAAGAGGGCAAAGACTGCAATTTGGCCACTCACGTTTGGTCAATCGATCGGCGGCCCAAACCCTATCTTGAATAGCCAACCACGAGTCCTAAAGTAACAGAAACCTCTCTTGTAATACAAACAAAACTATATTTATACTACATGCTCAACAGTGCCAACTGCCATGCAAATGACGGTTGCATCCATGTGGTATATCCTACTATCCATAACATTAGAAGAAAGTCAAAAAGCAATAGAGGGATTGTGTACTAGATTACCAGAACCAGAACCAGATGCGTGTCTTGTACTGTTGtacatgttgatgaagatgaactAATGCTATGAGAGGATTATTAGGGTTAGCTTCTTATTACATGTTTCTTGTATGTCCCAGATTgcaaacatgattaggtttctggTGGATAGCTACAACAAGCCAATCCCTGCGATATTGGAAATTCCATCCAAGGACCATCCATATGATCCAGCGAGTGACTCGGTCCTTTCTCGTGTGAAGTATCTGTTTTCTGCTGACTCGGTTGCTTCTGATAGGCGTTGAGTAGCAACCTTGTTGATAACTGGGGCATCACACTTTGATTGAGTTCTTCGTGGACTTGCTCCGTGTATCTGTATTAAATTATTCATACCATTCTGTTGTGGGCGCACCAATAAGGAGTAAACAATTTGGATTGCACCAACGGGTTAATGTAATAAATTCTTACTTTTTTTTGGAGTTTGTGTCTAAGAACAAGAAGGGAAACAGGAAAACATGTGTTCTGTGGTGCTGCCATAGACTTGATTCTGAATGTGCAAGCTTTACCTTGCAAATTGTTTGTTTCGGCCACTATCAATTTTTCGGATAGCCCAGTGAGCtttttttttcaggtcaaaacGGTACTGCAATATTTGCTTGGCTGGCTGCTGTTGAATCATGGCAGTTTCTTGAAACAGTTTGgataagtctcagtcgactgagacttcattATGTCTTAGTCGAATTCCTTTAAGCTTGCATAtactcctaaatatttgtctttctagacatttcaaatggactaccacatacggatgtatgtagacatattttaaagcgtagattcactcattttgctccgtatgtagtcacttgttaaaatatctataaagacaaatattttgaaacggagggagtagattcgtAAAAGAAAATTCTTCAGTTTTTTTTTCTTATCTACTttgtcacttgactgagacttgatCTAGCCATTCTTGATACGATTTCTCAGCTAGGCACATCAACCCGTTATGCATCAACATGATATTCGTTATGTATACAACTCCACGCTGTGCTACTTAAACTCCATTGATCCGGGGTGATCCGCAACTCAAGTCCCCTCTGCATTAGTGGATACAAATACAATGAACATGTAAGCCGGGTTTGCTGATAACGCATTTGAAAAGGTTTTTGTTCTATATATTCCTAGCACACATTTTGCCTCTGTAAAGTTGGATGTACATAATCAACATCAACGCGTGTACACataaataaacatgccgacaaatagcaaagtcatgcaCATATTTGGCCTTAAAGCTGGATGTACATAACCAACAGAGTTAATTGCGTGTTAGTACCACATTTCAGCACCTACTTACGAATTGGTATCACTACTCAAAAGTTTTGCAATTCAGTACCAACTCAGAGCCTAAGTATTACGAAATGGTTAAAGTCGCCTATAACAGTGTATTGACGCTGTATCTAACCGGTGGGACCCCCTGTCAGGTGCTGATGTGGCATGTTCATTTGCGAAAAAGACCCTTAGTTTATATTTAATCGCGTATATACCCTTGTTTGGGGGAAAAAGGTCCCACACGACCAAAATTAAAATATTCGCGGGAACCAGCCgcgactcgaacccacgaccagcCACACGCGGCTAGAGCTCGCTACCACTGCGCTACTGCACTGATCACGCCAAATGCCACGCGTAACGCTTTGTATACTTTTGCCGTTATGTTttttataaaataataaaaatattagtTTGACCGCGTGATCCCGCAGGGATTAGAACACGCGCTGTTACGTTCGCAGGGATTAGAGTTACTGCGTATATTTGTTGTATTTTTATATAATAcgaaaaaagttcatcgtattttaaaaaatgttcatcttatatTTATACCCGCAGGGATTTGAGTTACTGCGTTTATTTGTTGTATTTTTTAATGCACAGTTGCTCGAAAAATTGATAACATGTACTAAAAATTATTGTGTTATCGTAATAAATTTtataatacatgatgaacattttagaaaatACATTTACAACTTTTAAATACGCGTTCAACTTTTTCCAAAAATGTTCTGAACTTTTTTTTCCAAATGCACAAACACTTTATTTACCTTTCAGAGTAATTATAAATTTTTTGAATGTCAACCCAAAAACAAAGCGGAGACCAGCAGGTCTATTATTCAAACCTTGGGTATTCTTCAGACCAAAATCAGTGTGCGCAATGTATATTGAAAAAAttatacacacacatatatatatcgTATATTATAAAATGTTCAACATATAAACGATAAACTTTCTATaatacaaaatcatatatttaaaTAAGATCATTGTATATTAataaatgttatatatatatatatatatatatatatatatatatatatatatatatatatatatatattgaaagatgtggtgaacattttttaatgtacGATACACTTTTATATGATGAACTTTTAatatatgatgcaatgaacatattTTTAATTATACGAcgcgatgaacatttttttaatgtcaAATAATATTTTTTATATCGTATAAAAATCGGAACTGCTCGGAGTTTAAAGACGTATACGAACGAGTTGACGCATAGGATGCCGTGGGGCAGAGGCAGCAAGCGCGCGCTGCGAACGACTCGGCGCGGATCGATTTCCGGCGGACGGGCACGCGTTTTTGTACTTTGTAAAAAAATCAAACGTTACAAGGTATAAAAGTATTTGGGCGTCCAACGGCACGGCGCGGGTTCGAAGCCCGGCGCAAGCGCGCGTGTAGttatttttgcattttctttttacaAACAGAGGATATATGCGTGATTAAATAAAAAGTAAGGATTCTCTTTGTAAAAGAGCATGCCACATAAGCCCCTGACAGCGGGTCTCAATGGTCAGATACAGCATCAATACGTAGCTTAGACCATTTTGCAACACTTAGGCCCTGAGTTGATACTGAACTGCAAAACTTTTGAGTAGTTGTACCAATCCGTGAGTAGGTGCTGAAGTGTGGTACTAACATGCAATTAACTTTAACCAACACCAACGCGTTTATACGCAGCTTAGACCATTTTGCAACATTTAGGCCCTGAGTTGATACTGAACTGCAAAACTTTTGAGTAGTTATACCAATCCGTGAGTAGGTGCTGAAGTGTGGTACTAACATGCAATTAACTCTAACCAACACCAACGCGTGTACACACAAATAAATATGCCGACAAATAACAAAGTCATGCACACAGTGAGAAAAAAACCCTACATGGTATAGATATTCTAAAACATTAGTAATCATCTTATTATTCCAACACCTAGGCAATGcatatttcaattttttaaagTGCATCTTCCTTCTCATTGAGGTTGCTGTCGCACTGAAGATGACCAATTCCCGGAAATGCTGCTCCTCTCCCCTATTCCACTATAAAACCCATGCCTATTGTTCGATGAGAGACGTACGTATTCTGTCCCTCATCTTTCTCTCCAAAAGCCACAGAAATTCGCCGGAGAAGACAATGGCCCAAAACAACAACGTGCGCGTGGTGCCGGCCATTATCTCTGACTCGTCTTGGGTTCGTGCCGAGACAAAGAACATCCCGCAGAGAACCGTGAGACGGCAGTTCGGGATGTTTTCATGACGAATTTCCCGGATTAACGCTTCTAGAATGTCATTCTTCGGAAGGACGACACTATCATCAAGTTCTTCTACACGGCCTCTGTGAAGGACCACAGACACGTGTGAGGCTTCGGACCCGAGACCGTGACCTTCTACTTCACCCCCTTCGACTAATCGACTGCAAGCATCAAAGAGGTGGATCAAGATTGCCTAAGACTATGCTTGTCGTTCGCCGCTCCGACCGCTCTCTATATATTTTatatgtattttttattttttattttcatatatatattcCCTGTTTGCTCGAACAATATGTGTGTAGATGCGCGCCTTTAATATATTTCTATGTTTTTACGTATTTTCTGTATTTTATTTTTTGCAATTGTATGTCCCATATATTATACCAGTAGCCACTAGATAGTTGGGCTTGTACGTAGCCCATCTCCCTAGCTCACCGGTCTCTTCCTCCTCCCTTGTCTCTCTCAGCTCCCAATCCTTATTTTCTTTGCCTCACCCGCCAGCTTATTCCGGCAAACTCGGGCGAGCCCACATGCTCAACTCGCACTGCCCCGCCCATCTTGCTCCGCTTTACCTGCTCGTTCGCATTGATCTGACAAGGACAACTTCTATCGCCACTAGTAGCTACCCTAGCCGAGCGGCCTCCGGTCTTGATCAACGATGGCGAGAGACGAAGAGGGCCACCGCCCTGGTCCTGGTCTGACAGTGGCGGCTACCACGTCGATTTGACACATCGTTGCTCCTTTGATATGgtcttctgataacccacaagtataggggatcaattgtagcctcttttgataagtaagagtgtcgaacccaatgaggagctaaagacagaacaaatatcccctcaagttctatcgaccaccgatacaactctacgcacgcttaacgttcactttacctagaataagtatcaaactagaagtactttgtaggtgttgtaggataggtttgcaagataataaagagcacgtaaataaaaactaagggctgtttagataaataaacaattaagttagtatagcgagtgtggaaaagtggtggtaggagttgcggaattgtccctaagcaattgactacgttattAGACTGATAACacgttttatgtgggagaggccactctaacatgtcatcccttacttggaattctatgcacttataattggaactattagcaagcatccgtaactactaacgctcattaaggtaaaacccagccatagcattaagatatattggtcccccttcaatcccgtatgcatcaatttctatgctaggctgaagttgctgtcacccttgccctccaatacatagtcctaccaACTTACAACTAAatctatggtgtgatccacacacgcgctcatatgatgggcaccaaaggacaacaacataaccacaagcaaattaaaccaatcatagcaattcatcaatcaccgataggacaacaaaaatctacccagacatcataggatggcaacacatcattggataataatgtgaagcataaaacaccatgttcaagtagagggtacattaggttgcgggagagtggaccgatgtagatagatgggggaaggtgatggaggtgttggtgaagatgatggagttgttggagtagatcgttGTCACACGATGATTTCCCCGGTGGTGTTCTGGCGCcactaggagagagggggagagcgcccccctcctccttcttcttcttcttccttgacctccccccccccctagatgggagaagggtttctcctctggtccatggcctccatggcggtagaggggcgagagcccctctgagattggaccTCTTCCTCTGTTTtcttctgtttctgcgttcccagattctgacctttcaccgtttcttaaattcctgaagatctgtaactccgattgggctgaaattttaacacgatttttactcggatattatctttcttgcgaccgaagaagggcaccaaccgccttacggggtgcccacaagccccctaggcgcgcccagggtagggggcgcgccctagggcttgtgggcctctcgggcatcgtctcgcattgatttttccCCCCAAaattacatatattccaaaaaaatctccgtaagtttttatcgcgtttggactccgtttgatatggatattctgcgaaacaaaaaacatgcaacaaacaagaactaacactgggcactggatcaatatgttagtcctaaaaataatataaaaatgccaaaagtatatgaaagttgtaaaatattggcatgaaacaataaaaaattatagatacgacggagacgtatgatCTTCCCAGGTACCATCGAGGCACCCGACGCCACTACATATGGTCTTCGTCGTCGCTTGCTCCCCTGATGCCTATGCCCACCTCCTTTACGCCGCCTCCCCTACGGTTCACGTCGGTCTAGGTATGTGTGCATCCCGTCTTTGTTTGAGAAAACAAATGCGATTCGTTCATGTTCGGTCCGCATAACAAATGCAATCTCTATGGCCCGAAAAATGAATTTCAATGTATTTTGGGGTGAATTGGTCTTTTGTTGCCTAATTGGACAAGTGAAACGTTCTAACTTGTTGTGACATAATTTCAATGCTCTGCTAAAGAATCACCAGTTTTTTGCAATGGCTAAATGTATGAATTGCAATGAGGAAAAATGCAAGTGCTTGCAATGAAATGCCACAAGAGAACAAGTATCTCCACTATGAGCTAATAAGT
Coding sequences within:
- the LOC123078344 gene encoding V-type proton ATPase subunit F, producing MAGRSNIPANNSALIAIIADEDTVTGFLMAGVGNVDLRKKTNYLLVDNKTTVKQIEDAFKEFTAREDIAIVLISQYIANMIRFLVDSYNKPIPAILEIPSKDHPYDPASDSVLSRVKYLFSADSVASDRR